From a region of the Aeoliella mucimassa genome:
- a CDS encoding alpha-L-fucosidase: MNHRVCAIRKYVSLLVEALPVACLAIGYCLCLSVSHAAEVTNYVKVNFNGNVSGSQYTLAAGERDLTNSFRVSGTPSVTSGIATVNGSANDSSGFYFNADSFGSLPNVDWLAEVVYQPTVPASQQPGTFNHLVDVEGDLFLRYSAYNQSNKLFEYGFYDGAEHQQQLSAPSLDSFEHWALAWDSSADRLSVYRDGSLLGSQSGSNFATPSPNVGFGFFARTGFFDRSVEGLLDAVSFSTYSGDLVPWEDFQLLGDPSESSAIELVADTTTGQLRMVNVSEEVVQLNGYEVTSESGALMPSRWTTLESQAIGVDNNSSAGWQAGGYADENTLLEGVLLGNTSLQPGDSLWLGYALNTEGLADLELRYRIAGVSGLQAGKVTYDSTLTFVAGDYNNDGLVDLADYTVWRDQLGSAYSIPNDNTPDSVSFDDYQTWKANFSSQASASALDSVSVPEPHSTWLWTLSLIGLATVSTQRTWRGLLLFGVALLAFGSANAQDPPTPYGATPTARQLAWHEQEYYAFLHFGPNTFTDEEWGWSQSTPDVFNPTSLDTDQWARSLKQAGMTAMILTAKHHDGMALWDTTTTEYRIGNSTWATTRTNAGLETDVVRMAAESAKAYGLKFGVYLSPWDMHRDPSVSKANLVGTPYDEPQNFGDANGSDYNDYYAAQLTELVTMTLSDGSPIELSEVWLDGASGSTTVQTFDWSRYRDIIRQHQPNAVMWGHQGVDARWVGNEEGYSPTTNWHTIDRTQDGARYSGSQLETGIRNGDYWTPAEADARLRDGWFYHEDESPKSTAALMEMYLNTVGRSVNLLLDVPPGPDGKLADSDISRLLEFQETREALLDRNLIDNNTSVTASHVRGESAASFGGELAIDGDTSTYWAMDDGQTTGSLEIDLGSPRLVDGFVAKEFIALGQRIGGYTIEAQVNGTYQTVVAGTSLGYQRIHMLDQPLETSRIRLMITQADATPLLSEFEILGESLVGFTGDVNYDGVLNYDDWLIYIQWAGADLTEYTAAEAFARGDFNGDFHNDLADFDLFVTAYDQWHGTGAFEAMLSLAVPESSSIYPLIAGVLLGMAVSPGIRFGGSNHD, translated from the coding sequence ATGAACCATCGTGTGTGTGCAATCCGAAAGTATGTGTCGCTGTTAGTGGAAGCGTTGCCAGTTGCCTGTTTGGCCATCGGGTACTGCTTGTGCTTGTCGGTTTCACATGCCGCTGAAGTGACCAACTACGTGAAAGTCAACTTCAATGGCAACGTGAGCGGCTCGCAATACACGCTGGCTGCAGGAGAGCGTGATCTAACGAACTCTTTTCGCGTGTCGGGTACTCCTTCGGTGACAAGTGGTATCGCAACCGTGAATGGTTCGGCCAACGATAGTAGTGGGTTCTACTTCAATGCCGACTCGTTTGGCTCGCTGCCCAATGTCGATTGGCTTGCCGAGGTGGTGTATCAACCAACGGTTCCGGCATCGCAACAGCCGGGCACGTTTAATCATCTGGTGGACGTCGAAGGCGATTTGTTCTTGCGTTACAGCGCGTACAACCAATCGAACAAGCTTTTTGAATATGGCTTCTACGATGGAGCCGAACATCAGCAGCAGCTGTCCGCTCCCTCGCTCGATTCCTTTGAGCACTGGGCGCTGGCCTGGGATTCCTCGGCCGATCGACTGAGTGTGTATCGCGATGGTTCCCTCCTTGGATCGCAATCCGGTAGCAACTTCGCGACTCCAAGTCCCAACGTGGGATTCGGTTTCTTCGCCCGGACTGGCTTCTTCGATCGCTCGGTCGAGGGCCTGCTCGACGCGGTGTCGTTCTCCACTTACAGCGGTGATCTTGTTCCATGGGAAGACTTTCAGTTGTTAGGCGATCCGTCCGAGTCTTCAGCGATCGAACTAGTCGCCGACACGACCACTGGCCAACTGCGAATGGTGAACGTGTCGGAGGAAGTGGTGCAGTTAAATGGGTATGAAGTCACCAGCGAGAGCGGTGCTCTGATGCCTTCGCGATGGACGACCCTCGAGTCGCAAGCGATCGGAGTCGACAACAATAGCTCCGCAGGTTGGCAGGCGGGTGGGTACGCGGACGAAAACACGTTGCTCGAAGGTGTGTTGCTCGGCAATACCAGCTTGCAACCTGGCGATTCGCTGTGGTTGGGGTATGCACTCAACACCGAAGGGCTGGCCGACCTGGAACTTCGCTATCGCATCGCTGGTGTGAGCGGTTTGCAAGCCGGAAAGGTGACCTACGATAGCACGCTGACGTTTGTTGCCGGCGACTACAACAACGACGGGCTGGTCGATCTGGCCGACTACACCGTGTGGCGCGATCAGCTTGGTTCGGCCTACTCGATTCCTAACGATAACACGCCCGATTCTGTCTCTTTCGACGACTACCAGACGTGGAAAGCAAACTTCAGCAGCCAGGCAAGTGCGAGTGCGTTGGACTCCGTGTCGGTACCGGAACCACATTCGACATGGCTGTGGACGCTCAGCCTGATTGGATTGGCGACCGTATCTACCCAGCGGACCTGGCGCGGGTTGCTCCTCTTTGGTGTCGCGCTGCTGGCATTTGGTTCGGCGAATGCCCAGGACCCTCCCACCCCCTACGGGGCAACTCCCACTGCGCGTCAACTCGCCTGGCACGAGCAGGAGTATTACGCCTTCCTCCATTTCGGTCCCAACACCTTTACCGATGAGGAGTGGGGCTGGAGTCAAAGCACGCCCGACGTGTTCAATCCCACGTCGCTCGATACCGATCAGTGGGCGCGTTCGCTCAAGCAGGCGGGCATGACCGCGATGATACTCACTGCCAAGCATCACGATGGCATGGCACTTTGGGATACCACCACCACCGAGTACCGCATCGGCAATAGCACCTGGGCGACCACCCGAACAAACGCGGGCTTGGAGACTGACGTCGTGCGGATGGCTGCCGAGTCGGCAAAGGCTTATGGACTGAAGTTCGGTGTTTATCTCTCGCCTTGGGACATGCATCGCGACCCATCGGTTTCGAAGGCCAACCTTGTGGGAACCCCCTACGACGAACCACAGAATTTCGGCGATGCGAATGGAAGCGACTACAACGATTACTACGCAGCTCAGTTGACGGAACTGGTTACTATGACCTTGAGCGACGGTTCGCCAATCGAGTTGTCGGAAGTCTGGTTGGATGGAGCGAGCGGCAGCACTACGGTTCAGACGTTCGACTGGTCGCGCTACCGAGATATCATCCGCCAGCATCAGCCAAACGCGGTAATGTGGGGCCATCAAGGCGTCGACGCCCGCTGGGTTGGCAACGAGGAGGGCTACTCTCCGACGACCAACTGGCACACGATCGATCGCACGCAGGATGGTGCCCGCTACAGCGGTTCCCAGTTGGAGACCGGCATCCGCAATGGTGATTACTGGACACCAGCCGAGGCCGACGCCCGTTTGCGGGATGGGTGGTTTTACCACGAGGACGAGTCTCCTAAGTCGACCGCCGCGTTGATGGAGATGTATCTGAACACGGTCGGCAGATCGGTGAACTTGTTGCTGGATGTTCCGCCGGGGCCAGACGGAAAACTGGCCGATAGTGACATCAGCCGACTGCTGGAGTTCCAAGAAACGCGAGAAGCATTGCTCGATCGAAACTTGATCGACAACAACACCTCGGTAACTGCGAGCCATGTACGAGGAGAGTCTGCTGCCAGCTTTGGCGGAGAACTCGCCATCGATGGCGATACCAGTACCTACTGGGCGATGGATGATGGGCAAACCACCGGCTCGCTCGAAATCGATCTCGGCAGCCCGCGCCTGGTCGACGGCTTTGTCGCCAAGGAGTTCATCGCGTTGGGGCAACGGATCGGCGGCTACACGATCGAAGCCCAGGTGAATGGTACCTACCAAACCGTGGTTGCTGGAACTTCGCTCGGCTATCAGCGGATTCATATGCTGGATCAACCTCTGGAGACCTCGCGGATTCGGCTGATGATCACGCAGGCCGACGCGACTCCGCTGCTCTCGGAGTTTGAGATTCTCGGAGAATCGCTCGTCGGATTCACCGGCGACGTGAACTACGACGGAGTGCTCAACTACGACGACTGGCTGATTTACATCCAATGGGCGGGGGCCGATCTCACCGAGTACACGGCCGCCGAGGCGTTTGCTCGCGGTGACTTCAACGGTGATTTTCATAACGATCTCGCTGATTTCGATTTGTTTGTCACTGCCTACGACCAATGGCATGGTACAGGTGCCTTTGAAGCCATGTTGTCGCTGGCGGTGCCTGAATCCTCTTCTATCTACCCACTAATTGCCGGCGTTCTATTAGGGATGGCGGTATCACCTGGTATTCGCTTCGGAGGAAGTAACCATGACTGA
- a CDS encoding DUF1559 domain-containing protein → MTDPHFTKSACVRVIQKRRPGFTLVELLVVIAIIGILVALLLPAVQSAREAARRTQCVNQLKQVGIAFHNHHDTHGFFPSGGWGWFWVGFPEQGYGKSQSGGWLYSLLPYIEQSTLHDLGSGAPATDIRSYAKQRVQLPFDGMVCPSRRTTNVYDFQSSSASYRFCSRPIERASKTDYACNGGNIRTTELSDAIGGGPNENGGGLLATEAKDTPSYRITSEGDRKENWNGICFYRSEVKMRQITDGTSNTYMVGEKWMYVENYENGLDDGDNEPAFVGNNNDTIRMTYYDANDPVRYRLQSDTEDPKASNGQSHGRRKFGGPHSGGFNMTMCDGSVTFIQLDVDPQIHAGSGSRNGGEVN, encoded by the coding sequence ATGACTGATCCCCATTTTACGAAGAGTGCGTGTGTACGCGTCATCCAGAAGCGTCGTCCAGGATTCACACTGGTCGAGTTGTTGGTGGTGATTGCCATCATCGGTATTCTGGTCGCCCTGTTGCTTCCCGCGGTGCAATCCGCTCGCGAGGCAGCGCGTCGTACCCAGTGCGTCAACCAGTTGAAGCAAGTTGGCATTGCTTTCCACAATCATCACGATACGCACGGCTTCTTCCCATCGGGTGGTTGGGGATGGTTCTGGGTCGGCTTCCCGGAGCAAGGGTATGGCAAGAGTCAGTCGGGTGGATGGCTCTATAGTTTGCTGCCGTACATTGAGCAGAGTACCCTGCACGACCTCGGCAGCGGTGCACCCGCTACCGATATTCGTTCGTACGCCAAGCAGCGGGTCCAGTTGCCGTTTGATGGAATGGTCTGCCCGTCGCGACGGACGACCAACGTCTACGACTTCCAGTCGTCGAGTGCTTCGTATCGGTTCTGCAGTCGGCCGATCGAACGCGCCAGCAAGACCGACTACGCCTGCAATGGTGGAAACATTCGCACTACCGAACTCTCGGATGCAATTGGCGGCGGACCTAACGAAAACGGTGGCGGCCTGCTGGCTACCGAAGCAAAAGATACCCCCAGCTATCGCATTACCTCCGAAGGAGATCGCAAGGAAAACTGGAATGGCATCTGCTTCTATCGCTCCGAAGTCAAAATGCGGCAGATTACCGACGGCACCTCCAATACCTACATGGTGGGTGAAAAGTGGATGTACGTTGAGAACTACGAGAACGGACTTGACGATGGCGATAACGAACCTGCCTTTGTTGGAAACAACAACGATACGATTCGCATGACCTACTACGACGCGAACGATCCGGTTCGGTACCGATTGCAGTCTGATACCGAGGATCCCAAAGCAAGCAATGGGCAGTCGCACGGGCGGCGGAAGTTCGGTGGTCCCCATTCGGGAGGATTCAACATGACCATGTGCGACGGATCGGTCACCTTCATTCAACTCGACGTCGACCCTCAGATCCACGCGGGAAGCGGATCCCGTAACGGCGGCGAAGTGAACTAG